From Vreelandella neptunia, the proteins below share one genomic window:
- a CDS encoding ABC transporter permease: MNLHPVRAIYMAEMARTRRTLLQSIVSPVISTSLYFVVFGAAIGSRISEVNGVSYGAFIVPGLIMLMLLTQSVSNASFGIFFPKFSGSIYELLSAPISHLEIVIGYVGAAASKSILLGLIILATSGLFVPLEIAHPFWMLTFLVLTAVTFSLLGFIIGIWADGFDRLQLVPLLVITPLTFLGGSFYSIDMLPPFWQTITLANPVVYLVSGFRWSFYGISDVSLAASVGMIALFLAACLVAIGWIFRTGYRLKP; the protein is encoded by the coding sequence ATGAACCTGCATCCCGTTCGCGCTATCTATATGGCGGAAATGGCGCGCACGCGCCGCACGCTACTGCAAAGTATTGTCTCGCCGGTCATCTCCACGTCGCTTTACTTCGTCGTCTTTGGTGCCGCGATTGGCTCGCGAATCAGTGAGGTCAACGGGGTTAGCTACGGCGCCTTTATTGTGCCGGGTCTGATTATGCTGATGTTGCTCACCCAGAGCGTCTCAAACGCCTCTTTCGGCATTTTCTTCCCCAAGTTTTCCGGCAGTATTTACGAGCTGCTGTCGGCGCCTATCTCGCATTTAGAGATTGTGATCGGCTACGTGGGAGCGGCGGCTTCGAAATCGATTCTGCTGGGGCTGATTATTTTGGCTACCTCGGGCTTGTTTGTACCGCTGGAAATAGCCCACCCGTTCTGGATGCTGACCTTCCTGGTGCTAACCGCCGTCACCTTTAGCCTGCTGGGTTTTATCATCGGCATCTGGGCCGATGGCTTTGACCGGCTACAGCTGGTGCCGCTGCTAGTGATTACCCCGCTGACCTTTTTAGGGGGCAGCTTCTACTCCATCGATATGCTGCCGCCGTTCTGGCAAACCATCACGTTGGCTAACCCCGTGGTGTACCTGGTGAGCGGCTTTCGCTGGAGTTTTTACGGTATCAGCGATGTAAGCCTTGCCGCGAGTGTGGGCATGATTGCCCTCTTTCTCGCGGCTTGCCTGGTCGCCATTGGCTGGATTTTCCGTACCGGTTACCGCCTTAAACCCTGA
- a CDS encoding ABC transporter ATP-binding protein: protein MNDPIITINGLNKTYEGGFQALTHIDLTIQRGEIFALLGPNGAGKTTLISVVCGLVNPTAGHVLVDGFDNITHYRQARERIGLVPQELTNEAFETVWNTVSFSRGLFGKAPNPAHIEKVLKSLALWDKRNNRLMTLSGGMKRRVLIAKALSHEPRILFLDEPTAGVDVELRRDMWEVVRQLRDNGVTIILTTHYIEEAEEMADRIGVINRGELVLVEGKAALMSKLGSKQLTLNLHSPLTEIPANLQRFELSLAAEGHELIYTYDGSQEEDGHAISELLTALEREGVTFKDLNTRQSSLEDIFVDLVKERA, encoded by the coding sequence TTGAACGACCCGATTATTACGATTAACGGCCTGAACAAAACCTACGAGGGTGGCTTTCAGGCGTTGACCCATATCGATTTAACTATCCAGCGCGGCGAGATATTTGCTCTGCTTGGCCCCAATGGGGCGGGTAAAACCACGCTGATTAGTGTGGTTTGCGGATTGGTTAATCCCACCGCGGGTCATGTGTTGGTAGACGGTTTCGATAATATTACCCACTACCGTCAAGCCCGTGAGCGTATTGGGCTAGTACCCCAAGAGTTGACCAACGAAGCGTTTGAAACCGTCTGGAACACCGTCAGTTTCAGCCGTGGTCTGTTTGGCAAAGCGCCCAATCCTGCGCATATCGAAAAAGTGCTCAAGTCGCTGGCGCTTTGGGATAAGCGCAACAACCGCTTGATGACACTCTCGGGTGGCATGAAGCGCCGTGTGCTAATCGCCAAAGCGCTCTCCCACGAGCCGCGCATACTGTTTCTGGATGAGCCCACCGCAGGGGTCGACGTTGAACTGCGCCGGGATATGTGGGAAGTCGTGCGCCAGCTACGCGATAACGGCGTGACGATTATTTTAACCACCCACTACATCGAAGAAGCCGAAGAGATGGCCGACCGCATCGGCGTTATCAATCGCGGTGAGCTGGTGCTGGTGGAAGGAAAAGCGGCGTTAATGAGCAAACTGGGCAGCAAACAGCTAACCCTGAACCTGCACAGCCCGCTGACAGAGATACCTGCAAACCTGCAGCGCTTTGAGCTAAGCCTGGCCGCTGAAGGGCATGAGCTGATCTATACCTACGACGGTAGCCAGGAAGAGGACGGTCACGCGATTTCGGAGCTATTGACCGCACTTGAGCGAGAGGGCGTCACCTTTAAAGATCTGAATACTCGGCAAAGCTCGCTTGAAGATATTTTTGTTGATTTGGTTAAGGAGCGAGCATGA
- a CDS encoding peptidylprolyl isomerase has protein sequence MKLSQEKFMTRASARHILVSSEEQCLALKEEIQNGRDFAEVAKEHSSCPSSRQGGDLGSFGPGQMVPEFDKVVFNDEVGQVHGPVNTQFGYHLLEITERT, from the coding sequence ATCAAACTCAGTCAGGAGAAATTTATGACACGCGCCAGCGCCCGCCACATTTTGGTCAGCAGTGAAGAGCAGTGCCTAGCACTCAAAGAAGAAATTCAAAATGGCCGCGACTTTGCCGAAGTCGCTAAAGAGCACTCCAGTTGCCCCTCTAGTCGTCAAGGTGGCGATCTCGGTAGTTTTGGCCCCGGCCAGATGGTGCCCGAGTTCGATAAGGTTGTCTTCAACGACGAAGTAGGTCAGGTACACGGCCCGGTGAACACCCAGTTTGGTTACCATCTGTTGGAAATTACCGAACGCACTTAA
- a CDS encoding serine hydrolase, whose amino-acid sequence MAVALLVALPIYADGYNTNWYYEVDKKSAWQGDLTARLKAIEGVFEGQLGVYVQNLASGEAFSWRAHDPWYLASLIKIPVAAQVLAERQAGTLTLDDRLTLARSDFVDGAGPTNWHDPGTPISIRYLMEQMITVSDNTATDMLIDRVGLAAVNARARAMIAASGGNPDEMGPISKLVGVRQGVYGELHPDARELGGMDFIALRQHSVSQRGQALARVLGVSTDTFAQPDYDHAFDAYEATGENVGTLSAFGDLLASLHPARQAGAMEDVNDEQRQTLLALMLRTRSGKQRLKAGLGSSISFAHKTGTQQRRSCDAGIAERDNADSTTQGPWVIVSCTRGPAAVSAHERALTRVGEALRYSGALGKP is encoded by the coding sequence ATGGCAGTAGCGCTGCTGGTTGCGCTCCCGATTTACGCAGATGGGTATAATACAAATTGGTACTATGAGGTCGATAAAAAGAGCGCTTGGCAGGGTGATTTAACCGCTCGCTTGAAGGCCATTGAAGGTGTCTTTGAGGGTCAACTGGGCGTTTATGTACAAAACCTCGCCAGTGGCGAAGCGTTTTCATGGCGTGCCCATGACCCTTGGTATTTAGCCTCGCTGATTAAAATACCGGTGGCGGCACAGGTACTCGCAGAGCGTCAGGCGGGCACGCTAACACTGGATGATCGGTTAACGCTGGCGCGCAGTGACTTTGTCGATGGCGCGGGGCCTACTAATTGGCACGACCCCGGCACGCCTATCTCCATTCGTTACTTGATGGAGCAGATGATTACCGTCAGCGATAACACCGCCACCGATATGCTGATTGACCGCGTGGGGCTGGCGGCAGTTAACGCACGCGCCCGTGCGATGATCGCCGCAAGCGGCGGTAACCCCGATGAGATGGGCCCTATCTCTAAACTGGTCGGCGTGCGCCAAGGCGTTTACGGTGAACTCCACCCTGACGCACGAGAACTTGGCGGAATGGATTTTATCGCCCTGCGACAGCACTCGGTGAGCCAGCGCGGGCAGGCGTTAGCGCGCGTGTTAGGCGTTAGCACTGATACTTTCGCCCAGCCTGATTACGACCATGCGTTTGATGCTTACGAAGCCACCGGTGAAAACGTGGGCACCCTAAGCGCCTTTGGCGACCTGCTTGCCAGCCTGCACCCTGCTCGACAAGCAGGTGCCATGGAAGATGTAAATGACGAGCAGCGGCAAACACTGTTGGCGCTGATGCTGCGAACCCGTTCCGGTAAACAGCGTCTTAAGGCGGGCCTTGGAAGCAGCATAAGCTTCGCCCATAAAACCGGTACTCAGCAGCGGCGTAGCTGCGATGCAGGGATTGCCGAGCGTGATAATGCCGATAGTACAACACAAGGGCCGTGGGTGATTGTCAGTTGTACTCGCGGCCCTGCGGCGGTGAGTGCCCACGAACGAGCCTTGACTCGCGTAGGTGAAGCGTTGCGCTATAGCGGTGCTCTCGGCAAGCCGTGA
- a CDS encoding heparan-alpha-glucosaminide N-acetyltransferase domain-containing protein has product MPLNWSPLKWAEKPQLPKAEGRIAAIDLARGIAIGLMIISHAVSGLVGIRNVPDWGMVPIHFLTKFSSSLFILVFGIALAVAFLSYTQSDDWPKRRLKLWLRAVEVWFWYKALLVIEMLPFYPPNEIVDALLYGRFAIWVEILGFYAIALLWVPLMLPLWARAPLWGRLATIGALIALTIWLQSLTFGGNDILKALLVDHEDHYTWGQISRAPMILVGLLIGEALLRCYFDSAKRRRLVLTLLSLGALMVAGFYALAFVSGDVPAAMLAVANNVGKHPPGLGFMLFSVGGALMLLALALAGGAKAAKALLPLTMVGSDALKAFIFHIVMVFLVLRFLWEGEGMYTYPQALGVGGLLILGAAAWIWVTRWMANHR; this is encoded by the coding sequence ATGCCGCTGAACTGGTCGCCCCTCAAATGGGCAGAAAAGCCCCAACTGCCCAAGGCCGAGGGCCGCATAGCGGCGATTGACCTGGCCCGTGGTATCGCCATCGGCTTGATGATTATTAGCCACGCGGTCAGCGGATTAGTGGGTATTCGCAACGTGCCTGATTGGGGCATGGTGCCGATCCATTTTCTGACCAAATTTTCTTCTTCGCTGTTTATTCTGGTCTTTGGCATTGCGCTGGCGGTGGCGTTTCTTTCCTACACTCAAAGCGATGACTGGCCTAAGCGTCGGTTAAAGTTATGGCTACGCGCCGTAGAAGTATGGTTTTGGTATAAGGCGCTGCTGGTCATCGAAATGCTGCCCTTTTACCCGCCCAACGAAATCGTCGATGCGCTCCTCTATGGCCGTTTTGCGATTTGGGTCGAAATCTTAGGCTTCTACGCCATCGCGCTGCTTTGGGTGCCGCTAATGTTGCCACTATGGGCGCGGGCGCCGCTCTGGGGTCGACTTGCCACCATTGGCGCGTTAATCGCGCTGACTATTTGGCTGCAAAGCCTTACGTTTGGCGGCAACGATATTCTGAAGGCGCTGCTGGTCGATCATGAAGACCACTACACCTGGGGGCAAATTAGCCGTGCGCCGATGATTCTCGTCGGGCTGCTTATCGGCGAAGCGCTGCTCCGCTGCTACTTCGACTCCGCCAAACGGCGCCGCTTAGTGCTCACTCTGTTAAGCCTGGGTGCGCTGATGGTGGCGGGGTTTTATGCATTGGCATTTGTCAGCGGCGATGTACCTGCGGCGATGCTAGCGGTGGCCAATAATGTCGGCAAACACCCGCCAGGGCTTGGGTTTATGCTGTTTAGCGTGGGCGGTGCGCTGATGCTGTTAGCCCTTGCGTTAGCCGGTGGCGCCAAAGCCGCGAAGGCACTTTTGCCGCTGACGATGGTCGGTTCAGATGCCCTTAAAGCGTTTATTTTCCATATTGTGATGGTTTTCTTAGTGCTGCGCTTTTTGTGGGAAGGCGAGGGGATGTACACCTATCCACAGGCACTGGGCGTAGGTGGCCTGTTGATACTTGGCGCCGCGGCGTGGATTTGGGTGACCCGCTGGATGGCGAACCATCGTTAA
- a CDS encoding SDR family NAD(P)-dependent oxidoreductase → MNQHLARYGCLEQRVVFITGGGSGIGASLTRAFHHQGARVVFVDIDDEASESLVAELSVKACEPPLYHHCDIRDVESLQKVIADTGQNVGLIHTLVNNAASDDRHRWQDVDVAYWDERMSLNLRPMFFAAQAAAEQMIQAGGGSIINFGSVSVQMALGGLPAYVTAKAAVHGLTRSLARDMGEHNIRVNTLVPGAVMTQRQLEKWIGPDDEAAIQTRQCLKLRLEPEHIAPAVLFLASDESLAISGQELAVDAGWG, encoded by the coding sequence ATGAACCAGCACTTAGCGCGTTATGGGTGCCTTGAGCAGCGTGTGGTCTTTATTACCGGCGGCGGGAGCGGCATTGGCGCTTCGCTTACCCGTGCCTTTCATCACCAGGGCGCGCGGGTGGTATTTGTCGATATTGACGACGAAGCAAGCGAATCGTTGGTCGCCGAGCTGAGTGTCAAGGCTTGTGAACCACCGCTCTACCACCACTGTGATATTCGCGATGTGGAGAGCCTGCAAAAAGTTATCGCCGATACCGGCCAAAACGTCGGGCTGATTCATACCCTGGTGAACAATGCCGCCAGCGATGATCGTCATCGCTGGCAGGATGTCGATGTTGCCTATTGGGATGAGCGCATGTCGCTCAACCTGCGGCCAATGTTTTTTGCCGCCCAGGCGGCGGCTGAACAGATGATTCAGGCAGGCGGCGGCTCGATTATTAACTTCGGCTCGGTCAGCGTGCAGATGGCGCTGGGCGGCTTGCCCGCCTACGTCACCGCCAAGGCGGCGGTGCATGGCTTAACCCGTAGCCTGGCGCGCGATATGGGCGAGCACAATATTCGCGTAAATACCCTGGTGCCGGGGGCGGTCATGACCCAGCGGCAGCTTGAAAAGTGGATTGGCCCCGACGATGAAGCCGCCATTCAAACCCGCCAGTGCCTCAAATTAAGGCTTGAGCCTGAGCATATCGCCCCTGCAGTACTGTTTCTAGCCAGCGACGAAAGCCTAGCCATCAGCGGCCAGGAGTTGGCGGTTGATGCTGGCTGGGGGTAG
- a CDS encoding Gfo/Idh/MocA family protein, translating into MSNQHDTPRRLRLGMVGGGQGAFIGGVHRIAARLDDHYELVAGAFASDPERSRAAAAELHVDADRAYPDYQTMAEAERNRSDGIDVVAVVTPNHVHFDVARTFIEAGFHVICDKPMTITLEEAQTLSELVERTGLFFGLTHNYSGYSLVRQAREMVASGELGDLRVVQVEYPQDWLSTRLEESGVKQAEWRTDPKRSGPAGCLGDIGTHAYHLARYVTGLELESLAADMHTFVEGRALDDNVHMLLRFKGGARGMLWSSQVAPGNENGLQLRVYGSKGGLEWRQETPNQLVHSPQGEPPRILTRNGPGLGEAAMVAARIPPGHPEGYLEAFAQLYRDFAVQIHAHQRGEPAEALAMQTPGVADGVDGLIFITRALASSAAGGQWVDM; encoded by the coding sequence ATGAGCAATCAACACGACACGCCGCGTCGGCTCCGCCTTGGCATGGTCGGCGGCGGCCAGGGGGCGTTCATTGGCGGGGTACACCGCATCGCCGCAAGGCTGGATGACCACTACGAGCTGGTCGCCGGGGCCTTTGCGTCTGACCCCGAGCGCAGTCGGGCCGCCGCCGCGGAGCTCCACGTTGACGCCGACCGCGCCTACCCCGACTACCAAACCATGGCCGAAGCTGAGCGCAACCGCTCGGATGGTATCGACGTGGTCGCCGTTGTGACCCCCAACCATGTGCACTTCGACGTGGCGCGCACCTTTATTGAGGCGGGCTTTCACGTCATCTGCGATAAGCCGATGACCATCACCCTGGAAGAGGCGCAAACCCTCTCCGAGCTGGTGGAACGGACGGGGCTGTTCTTCGGCTTGACCCATAACTACTCCGGCTACTCGCTGGTTCGCCAGGCGCGAGAGATGGTGGCCAGTGGTGAGCTGGGTGATCTTCGCGTCGTGCAGGTGGAGTACCCGCAAGACTGGCTATCCACCCGCCTGGAAGAGAGCGGTGTCAAGCAAGCCGAGTGGCGCACCGACCCCAAGCGCAGTGGCCCGGCGGGCTGTTTGGGCGATATAGGCACTCACGCCTACCACCTGGCGCGCTACGTGACCGGTTTGGAGCTCGAATCCCTCGCTGCCGATATGCACACCTTTGTGGAAGGACGCGCGCTGGATGACAACGTGCATATGCTGCTGCGCTTCAAGGGCGGCGCGCGGGGCATGCTGTGGTCGAGCCAGGTCGCGCCGGGCAACGAAAACGGCCTGCAGCTACGCGTTTATGGCAGTAAAGGTGGCCTTGAGTGGCGCCAGGAAACGCCCAACCAGCTAGTGCATTCACCGCAGGGAGAACCCCCGCGGATCTTGACCCGCAACGGCCCTGGCCTGGGCGAAGCCGCCATGGTGGCTGCGCGCATCCCACCCGGGCACCCGGAAGGCTATCTCGAAGCCTTTGCCCAGCTCTATCGCGATTTCGCCGTGCAAATTCACGCCCATCAACGGGGTGAACCCGCCGAAGCGCTGGCGATGCAAACACCGGGGGTAGCCGACGGTGTCGATGGCTTGATCTTTATTACCCGCGCGCTGGCCTCGTCCGCCGCCGGTGGGCAGTGGGTGGATATGTGA
- a CDS encoding sugar phosphate isomerase/epimerase family protein — protein MKTIKGPALFLAQFAGDDAPFNSLDSIAAWAAGLGYKGVQIPSWDARMIDLKRAAESRTYCDEVKGTLSEHGLTLTELSTHLQGQLVAVHPVYDEMLDGFAVPEVRGNPKARQAWAVDQLKLAAKASQNLGLTDHGTFSGSLAWPFIYPWPQRPAGLVEAAFDELANRWRPILDAFDEAGVNLCYEIHPGEDLHDGITFEMFLERVGNHPRCHILYDPSHLILQQLDYRGFLDVYRDHIQMFHVKDAEFNPSPKQGVYSGYQSWTERAGRFRSLGDGQIDFKSIFSWMAANDYHGWAVLEWECCLKHPEVGAREGATFIRDHIIEVTERAFDDFADSGSDQAANRRILGL, from the coding sequence ATGAAAACAATCAAAGGGCCAGCGCTCTTTCTCGCCCAGTTCGCCGGTGATGACGCCCCTTTTAATAGCCTCGACAGCATTGCTGCCTGGGCGGCGGGGCTGGGTTATAAGGGCGTGCAGATTCCCAGTTGGGATGCACGCATGATCGATCTCAAACGCGCCGCCGAGAGCCGCACCTACTGCGATGAGGTAAAAGGCACCCTGTCCGAGCACGGCCTGACGCTCACCGAACTCTCCACCCATCTTCAGGGCCAGTTGGTCGCCGTGCATCCCGTTTACGACGAGATGTTAGACGGCTTCGCGGTGCCCGAAGTGCGCGGTAATCCCAAGGCGCGCCAGGCCTGGGCGGTTGATCAGCTCAAGCTGGCCGCCAAGGCATCGCAAAACCTAGGCCTCACCGACCACGGCACATTCTCCGGGTCGCTGGCATGGCCGTTCATCTACCCCTGGCCCCAGCGCCCAGCGGGGTTGGTCGAGGCAGCGTTCGACGAGCTGGCGAATCGCTGGCGGCCGATTCTGGATGCGTTTGACGAAGCGGGCGTGAACCTCTGCTACGAGATTCATCCCGGCGAAGACCTGCATGACGGCATCACTTTTGAGATGTTCCTTGAGCGAGTCGGCAATCATCCGCGCTGCCACATTCTTTACGACCCCAGCCACCTGATTCTGCAACAGCTCGATTACCGCGGCTTTCTGGACGTCTATCGCGACCACATTCAGATGTTTCACGTTAAGGACGCCGAGTTTAACCCCAGCCCCAAGCAGGGCGTTTACTCCGGCTATCAGTCCTGGACGGAGCGCGCGGGCCGCTTCCGCTCCCTGGGTGACGGCCAGATCGACTTCAAGTCGATCTTCTCGTGGATGGCGGCCAACGACTATCACGGCTGGGCGGTGCTGGAGTGGGAGTGCTGCTTGAAGCACCCGGAAGTCGGCGCCCGTGAAGGCGCGACCTTTATCCGCGATCACATTATTGAGGTAACCGAGCGGGCCTTTGATGACTTCGCTGACAGCGGCTCCGACCAAGCCGCCAATCGCCGCATCCTCGGTCTTTAA
- a CDS encoding ABC transporter substrate-binding protein: MRIIKTAVAACVTAAAIGLSGAAVAQEYTIGVSIPAATHGWTGGVNYHAEEAKKRLEELYPDIEITISTAGTAGEQANDLEDLVSLRNIDALVVLPFESGPLTDPVRRVKDSGVFVTVVDRGLNQEGIEDLYVAGNNHELGRVSGEYIRERLDGEGDIVVLRGIPTVIDDERVEGFQEAIEGSDVNILDMQHANWNRDDGFEVMQDYLSRFDNIDAVWAQDDDIALGVIEAVRQADREDELFIVGGAGMKDIIKRVMEGDELVPVDVLYPPAMIATAMDLTVQHFVSNGPVLGEYILGSPLITEENAEQYYFPDSPF, encoded by the coding sequence ATGCGAATCATCAAAACAGCCGTGGCGGCCTGCGTCACTGCCGCAGCAATAGGCCTTTCCGGCGCCGCCGTTGCCCAGGAATATACCATCGGCGTATCCATTCCTGCCGCCACCCATGGTTGGACGGGGGGCGTTAACTACCATGCCGAAGAAGCCAAAAAACGCCTTGAGGAGCTCTATCCCGATATTGAGATCACTATCTCTACAGCGGGCACGGCGGGTGAGCAGGCCAATGATCTCGAAGACTTGGTGTCGCTGCGCAACATCGACGCGCTGGTGGTGCTGCCGTTTGAATCCGGCCCGCTGACCGATCCGGTACGGCGCGTCAAGGATTCGGGCGTGTTTGTGACCGTGGTGGATCGCGGGCTCAATCAAGAGGGCATCGAAGACCTCTACGTGGCGGGCAATAACCACGAGTTAGGCCGCGTGTCCGGCGAGTACATCCGCGAGCGCCTGGATGGCGAAGGCGACATTGTTGTGCTGCGCGGCATTCCCACCGTGATCGACGATGAGCGGGTGGAAGGTTTCCAGGAAGCAATCGAAGGTTCCGACGTCAATATTCTCGATATGCAGCACGCCAACTGGAATCGCGACGATGGCTTTGAAGTCATGCAGGACTACCTGTCGCGCTTCGATAACATCGACGCCGTCTGGGCCCAGGATGACGATATTGCCCTCGGCGTCATTGAAGCCGTGCGTCAGGCGGATCGTGAAGACGAGCTATTTATCGTTGGTGGCGCGGGCATGAAGGACATCATCAAGCGGGTCATGGAAGGTGACGAGCTGGTGCCGGTGGACGTGCTCTATCCGCCCGCCATGATCGCCACGGCCATGGATCTCACCGTGCAGCACTTTGTCTCCAATGGCCCGGTATTGGGCGAGTACATTCTGGGCTCGCCGCTGATCACCGAGGAGAACGCCGAGCAGTACTACTTCCCCGACTCGCCGTTCTGA
- a CDS encoding ABC transporter permease — translation MANNKTTDKAANKMTKQKGFAIDLKTWGPFVALVALALLGVLINPAFLGLDNLSNMLTRSAFIGIIAIGATFVITAGGLDLSVGAMAAFIAGVMIILMNSLVEQFGAGLTTVLLGVGASLLLGLCAGFINGMVTTKGKIEAFIVTLGTMGIYRSLVTYLADGGTLTLDWAVRDIYRPVYYGSFLGITIPVWVFLAVAIIGYILLNYTRFGRYCFAIGSNEKVAEYSAIHVDRIKTMTYMLQGVCVALATIIYVPRLGSASGATGVLWELEAIAAVIIGGTMLKGGHGRIWGTVVGAIMLTMIGNILNLTDAISNYLNGTVQGIIIIVAVYLQRASWRKSAP, via the coding sequence ATGGCTAATAACAAAACAACTGACAAAGCAGCTAACAAAATGACCAAGCAGAAAGGCTTCGCCATAGACCTGAAAACCTGGGGGCCTTTTGTGGCGCTGGTGGCTCTGGCGCTACTGGGCGTGTTGATCAATCCGGCGTTTTTGGGGCTGGATAATCTCTCGAACATGCTCACCCGCAGTGCTTTTATCGGCATTATCGCCATCGGCGCCACCTTCGTGATTACCGCCGGTGGGTTGGATCTTTCGGTAGGGGCGATGGCGGCCTTTATTGCCGGGGTGATGATCATCCTGATGAACAGCCTCGTCGAGCAGTTTGGCGCCGGGCTGACCACCGTGCTACTGGGCGTGGGCGCCTCGCTGCTGCTGGGGCTGTGCGCGGGTTTTATCAACGGCATGGTGACCACCAAAGGCAAGATCGAGGCGTTTATCGTCACCCTTGGCACCATGGGGATTTACCGCTCACTGGTGACGTACCTTGCTGATGGCGGCACCCTCACCCTGGACTGGGCAGTGCGCGATATCTACCGGCCAGTGTATTACGGCAGCTTCCTGGGCATCACCATTCCGGTTTGGGTGTTTCTGGCAGTCGCGATTATTGGCTATATCCTGCTCAACTATACCCGCTTCGGGCGCTACTGCTTTGCCATCGGCTCCAACGAAAAAGTCGCCGAATACAGCGCCATCCACGTTGACCGCATCAAAACCATGACCTACATGCTGCAGGGCGTGTGCGTGGCCTTGGCGACGATTATCTATGTGCCCAGGCTGGGCTCGGCATCGGGTGCTACCGGGGTGCTTTGGGAGCTGGAGGCAATTGCCGCGGTGATCATCGGCGGCACCATGCTCAAGGGTGGGCATGGACGCATCTGGGGCACGGTGGTGGGGGCCATCATGCTCACCATGATCGGCAATATTCTCAATTTGACCGACGCCATTTCCAACTATCTCAACGGTACGGTGCAGGGGATCATCATCATTGTGGCGGTCTACTTGCAGCGTGCATCGTGGAGAAAATCAGCGCCTTAA